A single genomic interval of Sphingobium sp. EM0848 harbors:
- a CDS encoding CoA ester lyase: MSLPLRSMLFIPGDSEKKMAKAPTCGADAVILDLEDSVSPENKPLARRLVPDFLRTTPRGQRTVQYWVRVNPFDTGLTLDDLAAIMPGAPDGIMQPKTNDPGDVRRLSHYLDALEAVHGLERGSVKILPVATETAIAPFTLGQFATAGLDRLAGLTWGAEDLSAALGASTNVDASGEWAFTYKMARSLCLLAAHASGVQAIDTLYVDFRNEEGLRASCRAARAEGFTGRIAIHPAQVAGINEGFMPSPEEVDHARRVLQAFAAHPGAGTVGLDGKMVDIPHRKQAERTLAQARAFSP; encoded by the coding sequence ATGAGCCTGCCTCTTCGCTCGATGCTGTTCATCCCCGGCGACAGCGAAAAGAAGATGGCAAAGGCGCCGACATGCGGTGCCGATGCGGTCATTCTCGATCTGGAGGATTCGGTCAGCCCGGAAAACAAGCCGCTCGCGCGCAGGCTGGTTCCGGACTTCCTGCGTACCACGCCGCGAGGACAGCGGACGGTGCAATATTGGGTGCGGGTCAACCCGTTCGACACTGGCCTGACGCTGGACGATCTCGCCGCGATCATGCCCGGCGCGCCCGACGGCATCATGCAGCCCAAGACCAATGACCCGGGGGATGTGCGCCGCCTGTCCCACTATCTCGACGCGCTGGAGGCGGTGCACGGGCTGGAACGCGGATCGGTGAAAATCCTTCCCGTCGCCACCGAAACGGCCATCGCCCCCTTCACCCTCGGCCAGTTCGCCACGGCCGGTCTGGATCGGCTCGCGGGCCTCACCTGGGGCGCCGAAGACCTGTCCGCCGCGCTCGGCGCCAGCACCAATGTCGATGCCAGCGGCGAATGGGCCTTCACCTATAAAATGGCGCGCTCGCTCTGTTTGCTGGCTGCCCATGCTTCGGGCGTGCAGGCGATCGATACCCTCTACGTCGACTTTCGCAACGAGGAGGGGCTGCGCGCCTCCTGTCGCGCCGCCCGTGCCGAAGGCTTCACCGGCCGCATCGCCATCCACCCGGCCCAGGTCGCGGGGATCAACGAAGGCTTCATGCCCTCCCCGGAGGAGGTGGACCACGCCCGCCGTGTCCTCCAAGCCTTCGCCGCCCATCCGGGCGCGGGCACGGTGGGGCTGGATGGCAAGATGGTCGACATTCCCCATCGCAAACAGGCTGAACGCACCCTTGCCCAAGCGAGAGCCTTTTCGCCGTGA
- a CDS encoding MaoC family dehydratase, whose product MAGIWFDDMVVGQRFDHPIRRTVTETDNVLFTAMTHNPALLHLDEEYMKGTEFGARIVNSAFTLGLMVGISVGDTTLGTAVANLGWDEVRFPKPLFHGDTINVVTEVIDLRESKSRPEAGIVTFLHQAFNQHGDLVASCKRSGLQRRRPA is encoded by the coding sequence ATGGCAGGAATCTGGTTCGACGACATGGTGGTGGGGCAGCGGTTCGATCATCCCATCCGCCGCACGGTGACGGAAACGGACAATGTCCTCTTCACCGCGATGACGCACAATCCCGCGCTGCTGCATCTGGACGAGGAATATATGAAAGGCACCGAATTCGGCGCCCGCATCGTCAATTCGGCCTTCACCCTGGGCCTGATGGTCGGCATTTCGGTGGGCGACACGACGCTGGGCACCGCCGTCGCCAATCTTGGCTGGGACGAGGTGCGCTTCCCCAAGCCCCTGTTCCACGGCGACACGATCAATGTGGTCACGGAAGTCATCGACCTGCGCGAGTCCAAGTCGCGCCCCGAAGCCGGGATCGTCACCTTCCTGCATCAGGCCTTCAACCAGCATGGCGACCTTGTGGCTTCCTGCAAACGCTCCGGCCTGCAAAGGCGGAGGCCCGCATGA
- a CDS encoding AMP-binding protein, translated as MLEEFNGKTMHSHPDQHPRKWAKSDPDRPAILYPSLDVTIRYGELDARANRCAHLLRARGLKRGDHFAMLVENLPVFHELVWAGHNAGLYYTAISWRFHEDEIAFIIGNCGARLVFYSARQAALVDRLKPRFPDLAFIDVSDGSYAADFPATPIADESRGSDMLYSSGSTGRPKGIKQHLPDSGIDGLSKMFALYADRYGWGEDTVYLMPCPLYHSGPMRFAMAMQQIGATLIVMEAFDAEQALDLVARHGVTHAHWVPTMLVRLLKLPAEVKARYDLSSIRTIIHGAAPIAPDVKRAALDWFGPILEESYGGTEGNGLTMISSTEWLAHPGSVGRPFLGAVHILDDEGCEVPTGQVGTVWFSGGPGFAYHQDPDRTADAHDADGRSTLGDIGYVDAEGYLYLTDRRASMAISGGVNIFPQEAENRLISHPAVADASVFAVPDEDMGEVLHAVIQPLDPAADTGALTDDLRAWCRAGLASIKCPRSWEYRAHLPRHDTGKIYARHLKDEWLARHGKKGG; from the coding sequence ATGCTAGAAGAGTTCAACGGTAAAACCATGCACAGCCATCCCGACCAGCATCCCCGCAAATGGGCGAAATCCGACCCCGATCGGCCAGCGATCCTCTACCCCTCACTGGATGTGACGATTCGCTATGGCGAGCTGGATGCGCGCGCCAATCGCTGCGCCCATCTGCTCCGGGCGAGAGGACTCAAGCGCGGCGATCATTTCGCGATGCTGGTGGAAAATCTGCCGGTCTTTCATGAACTGGTCTGGGCCGGGCATAATGCGGGCCTCTATTACACCGCGATCAGTTGGCGTTTCCATGAGGATGAGATCGCCTTCATCATCGGCAATTGCGGTGCGCGGCTGGTCTTTTACAGCGCCCGGCAGGCAGCGCTGGTCGACCGGCTGAAACCCCGCTTCCCCGACCTTGCCTTCATCGATGTCAGCGACGGCAGCTATGCGGCGGACTTCCCCGCGACCCCCATCGCCGATGAAAGCCGCGGATCGGACATGCTCTACAGCTCCGGCTCCACCGGCCGGCCCAAGGGCATCAAGCAACATTTGCCCGACAGCGGCATAGACGGGCTGTCGAAGATGTTCGCCCTCTATGCGGACCGCTATGGCTGGGGGGAGGACACGGTCTATCTGATGCCCTGTCCGCTCTATCATAGCGGCCCGATGCGCTTTGCCATGGCAATGCAGCAGATCGGCGCGACGCTGATCGTGATGGAGGCGTTCGACGCGGAGCAGGCGCTGGATCTTGTCGCGCGCCACGGCGTCACCCATGCCCATTGGGTGCCAACGATGCTGGTGCGCCTGCTGAAACTGCCCGCGGAGGTGAAGGCGCGCTATGACCTCTCCTCGATCCGTACCATCATCCACGGCGCGGCCCCCATCGCTCCGGACGTCAAGCGCGCCGCGCTCGACTGGTTCGGTCCGATCCTGGAGGAAAGCTATGGCGGGACGGAGGGCAACGGCCTCACCATGATCAGCTCGACGGAATGGCTGGCCCATCCCGGATCGGTCGGCCGCCCCTTTCTGGGCGCGGTGCATATCCTGGACGATGAAGGCTGCGAAGTCCCGACGGGACAGGTCGGCACAGTCTGGTTCTCCGGGGGCCCCGGTTTCGCCTATCATCAGGACCCGGACCGCACGGCGGACGCCCATGATGCGGACGGGCGCAGCACGCTGGGCGACATCGGCTATGTCGATGCAGAGGGCTATCTTTATCTCACCGACCGGCGCGCCAGCATGGCGATCTCCGGCGGGGTCAATATTTTCCCGCAGGAGGCGGAAAACCGCCTGATCTCCCATCCCGCCGTGGCGGACGCCAGCGTCTTCGCCGTGCCGGACGAGGATATGGGGGAGGTGCTGCACGCCGTTATCCAGCCTTTGGACCCAGCCGCCGACACCGGCGCGCTGACGGACGACCTCCGCGCATGGTGCCGCGCCGGGCTGGCTTCGATCAAATGCCCACGCAGTTGGGAATATCGTGCCCACCTGCCGCGCCACGACACCGGGAAAATCTATGCGCGCCACCTCAAGGATGAATGGCTGGCGCGCCACGGCAAAAAAGGAGGATGA
- a CDS encoding non-heme iron oxygenase ferredoxin subunit, which translates to MGLVKACQLSDLEDGEIFKAQVADHPALALYMIGDEVFATSDICTHGEASLSEDGYIENGQVICSWHDGAFNIKTGEPCRLPCMDPLKTFPIRIEGDEVFVDL; encoded by the coding sequence ATGGGTTTGGTGAAGGCGTGCCAGCTGTCCGATCTGGAGGATGGGGAAATCTTCAAGGCGCAGGTTGCGGACCATCCGGCGCTGGCGCTTTACATGATCGGTGATGAAGTGTTCGCCACGTCCGATATCTGCACCCATGGCGAGGCAAGCCTGTCCGAAGACGGCTATATCGAGAACGGGCAGGTCATCTGTTCCTGGCATGACGGCGCTTTCAACATCAAGACCGGTGAGCCGTGCCGCCTGCCCTGCATGGATCCGCTCAAGACTTTCCCGATTCGGATCGAAGGGGATGAGGTCTTTGTGGATTTATGA
- a CDS encoding enoyl-CoA hydratase/isomerase family protein, translating to MSDPELSFVIDGPIARATINRPHAMNAMKNGMWETLGDHLRAIEFNRDVRVVLITGAGDNFCAGGDVKEFSTTLGMTDLERANHWMTSGDKGNQLFTMIERIPQPVVTRIRGMAAGGGLAMVAAADLAIASDKSRFLAAQIRVGVIPDSALSYNLVRNIGPKRAKQIAYLGDIFGPGEALDFGLINWVVSDEELDIHTEKLLARIAQLPQEALGRTKRAMNIAHRISVVDHLAQETIDIGAVVAHPDYAERVTAFMERQR from the coding sequence ATGAGCGACCCCGAACTGAGCTTCGTCATCGACGGTCCCATCGCCCGCGCGACGATCAACCGGCCGCATGCCATGAACGCGATGAAGAACGGCATGTGGGAGACTTTGGGCGACCATCTGCGCGCCATCGAATTCAACCGCGACGTGCGCGTGGTGCTGATCACCGGCGCGGGCGACAATTTCTGCGCGGGTGGCGACGTCAAGGAATTTTCGACCACGCTGGGCATGACTGATCTGGAACGCGCCAATCACTGGATGACCAGCGGCGACAAGGGCAACCAGCTTTTTACCATGATCGAGCGCATTCCCCAGCCGGTGGTGACGCGCATCCGGGGCATGGCGGCGGGCGGGGGGCTTGCCATGGTGGCGGCGGCGGACCTCGCCATCGCCTCGGACAAGAGTCGGTTCCTTGCCGCCCAGATACGGGTGGGTGTCATCCCGGACTCAGCACTCAGCTATAATCTGGTGCGCAATATCGGCCCGAAGCGCGCCAAGCAGATTGCCTATCTGGGGGATATTTTCGGGCCAGGCGAGGCGCTGGATTTCGGCCTCATCAACTGGGTCGTTTCCGATGAAGAACTGGATATCCATACTGAAAAGCTACTCGCCCGTATCGCACAACTGCCACAGGAGGCACTCGGCCGTACCAAGCGTGCCATGAACATTGCCCATCGCATTTCGGTGGTCGATCATCTGGCGCAGGAAACCATCGACATCGGCGCGGTGGTTGCCCATCCCGATTATGCGGAGCGGGTCACAGCCTTCATGGAACGCCAGCGCTAA
- a CDS encoding phosphotransferase family protein, producing MNDPLLGEKLRSILAAVRADLKPQLPQGNPSLRCDLIEMMLARLAVEAEEIAGPTPGVAAEADWRNAHEAKIAAILAAPVTSAGSGAELEIPAETFTCWFADKDPSIRIDRVTTVPGGRSKGTILLDSADGRQLVIRRDFAAAVTGTSVTEEFPVIKAVHGKGLRVPEPLWLEDSPQAIGGRFIVFERLAGSSMGTLFSTDATPAFCRDFAAELAKLHSLDIDALDLADSLLYGRAEHPVRAHVESYERRYRNGMAPVPLIDAAFAWLHEQLPRIGHERRLVHGDAGLHNTLGEGDRLTGLLDWEFTHAGDPAEDLAYCRFLVSRVLPWEEFMAAYRDAGGPPVSEVRMAFFTVWRTLLLSVLTGFARHSYDSGVDRDLRIASIGCNTFPKQLRDLANDLAPMIAKTEMQA from the coding sequence GTGAACGATCCTCTGTTGGGTGAGAAGCTGCGCAGTATCCTCGCCGCCGTCCGCGCCGACCTGAAGCCGCAGCTTCCCCAAGGCAATCCCAGCCTGCGCTGCGACCTCATTGAAATGATGCTCGCCCGCCTCGCGGTGGAGGCGGAGGAAATCGCAGGCCCAACCCCCGGCGTCGCCGCCGAAGCCGACTGGCGCAATGCCCATGAGGCGAAGATCGCCGCCATCCTCGCTGCGCCCGTCACCTCCGCCGGATCGGGCGCCGAACTGGAAATCCCCGCCGAAACCTTCACCTGCTGGTTCGCGGACAAGGACCCGTCGATTCGGATCGACAGGGTGACGACGGTTCCCGGCGGCCGGTCCAAGGGTACGATCCTGCTGGATAGCGCGGATGGCCGCCAACTGGTCATCCGCCGCGACTTCGCCGCCGCTGTAACCGGCACCTCCGTCACCGAGGAATTTCCGGTGATCAAGGCGGTCCATGGCAAGGGCCTGCGGGTCCCCGAACCGCTCTGGCTGGAGGATAGCCCGCAAGCCATTGGCGGCCGCTTCATCGTCTTTGAACGGCTCGCCGGTTCCTCGATGGGCACCCTCTTCTCGACCGACGCGACGCCCGCCTTTTGTCGCGACTTCGCCGCCGAACTGGCGAAGCTCCACAGCCTCGACATTGACGCGCTGGACCTTGCCGATAGCCTGCTCTACGGCCGCGCGGAGCATCCGGTTCGCGCCCATGTCGAAAGCTATGAGCGCCGTTATCGCAACGGCATGGCGCCCGTACCGCTGATCGACGCGGCCTTCGCCTGGCTCCATGAGCAGCTGCCCCGGATCGGCCATGAACGCCGCCTCGTCCATGGCGATGCGGGCTTGCACAACACGCTGGGGGAGGGGGACCGGCTCACCGGCCTGCTCGACTGGGAGTTCACCCATGCCGGCGACCCCGCGGAGGATCTGGCCTATTGCCGCTTCCTCGTCTCCCGCGTGCTGCCATGGGAGGAATTCATGGCCGCCTATCGCGACGCGGGTGGCCCCCCGGTCAGCGAGGTGCGCATGGCCTTCTTCACCGTCTGGCGCACACTGTTGCTCTCGGTGCTGACCGGCTTTGCGCGGCACAGCTATGACAGCGGCGTGGACCGCGACCTGCGCATCGCCTCCATCGGCTGCAACACTTTCCCCAAGCAGTTGCGCGACCTCGCCAATGATCTCGCCCCAATGATTGCGAAAACGGAGATGCAAGCATGA
- a CDS encoding phosphotransferase family protein: protein MIDQTSLSDYFAAHMGTGVRVTRFKRTFPGISRETFLVWTDEGGKEGGYVFRTDALGGPICPVPLEYEYRIIKGLYATAVPVAEPLWFDAAPALTEGRPVMVRRMVDGSNDLPGLYDEGSEAAARRQRVALDHAEKLATLHSLDLEATGFTAFVDMPASAADCARFDFDRWMGIFREVRTDPFPLVTEAAYWLKEHLPTTAPRISLCKGNNGMGEEIWKDDKIVALSDWELAFAGDPAQDWALSQGMLTLGDAETTLRHYEDVAGFRIDRSSLDFYRVWEVWKAVPTLNNGLRPFLSGENPRVPRLNLGFGRVKLFEQLLAMMIGKPIDEAAHIVAEWRKSPYRPENAAN, encoded by the coding sequence ATGATCGACCAAACATCCCTATCCGACTATTTCGCCGCCCATATGGGCACGGGCGTCCGTGTCACCCGCTTCAAACGCACCTTCCCCGGCATCAGCCGCGAAACCTTCCTGGTCTGGACCGACGAAGGTGGGAAGGAAGGCGGCTATGTCTTTCGCACCGATGCGCTGGGTGGCCCTATCTGCCCGGTGCCGCTGGAATATGAATATCGTATCATCAAGGGCCTTTATGCGACCGCCGTGCCGGTGGCCGAGCCGCTCTGGTTCGACGCCGCGCCGGCGCTGACGGAAGGGCGCCCGGTCATGGTCCGTCGCATGGTTGACGGCAGCAACGACCTGCCCGGTCTCTATGATGAGGGCTCGGAGGCCGCCGCCCGCCGCCAGCGTGTCGCGCTCGACCATGCCGAAAAGCTGGCCACGCTCCATTCGCTCGACCTCGAAGCGACCGGCTTCACCGCCTTTGTCGACATGCCCGCCTCTGCCGCGGATTGCGCGCGTTTCGACTTCGATCGCTGGATGGGCATTTTCCGCGAGGTTCGCACAGATCCCTTCCCCCTCGTGACCGAGGCCGCCTATTGGCTGAAGGAGCATCTGCCCACCACCGCCCCGCGCATTTCGCTGTGCAAGGGCAATAATGGCATGGGCGAGGAAATCTGGAAGGACGACAAGATCGTTGCCCTGTCCGACTGGGAACTGGCCTTTGCCGGCGACCCGGCGCAGGACTGGGCTCTCTCGCAGGGCATGCTGACGCTGGGCGACGCGGAAACCACGCTGCGCCATTATGAGGACGTCGCGGGCTTTCGTATCGATCGATCCAGCCTCGATTTCTACCGCGTCTGGGAAGTGTGGAAGGCGGTGCCGACGCTCAACAATGGTCTGCGTCCCTTCCTGTCGGGCGAAAATCCGCGTGTGCCCCGGCTCAATCTCGGCTTTGGGCGGGTGAAGCTGTTCGAACAGCTGCTCGCCATGATGATTGGCAAGCCGATCGACGAAGCCGCCCATATCGTCGCGGAGTGGCGCAAAAGCCCCTACCGCCCCGAAAATGCAGCCAATTGA
- a CDS encoding MarR family winged helix-turn-helix transcriptional regulator, whose product MDYTDTPVASQFRLGFLIHDVSRLRRTVIDKALKPLGITRSQWWVLSNLSRNSSHEMVQTELANVLDIGKVALGGLLDRLEASGYIERKADPADRRAKRVVMTRKGEEVLEQMQEQGADLNRETLRDISEEEVRLAEDIMHRMKKRLIEMDAELRNSGG is encoded by the coding sequence ATGGACTATACGGACACGCCGGTCGCCAGCCAGTTTCGCCTGGGTTTCCTGATCCATGACGTGTCGCGCCTGCGCCGCACGGTCATCGACAAGGCGCTGAAACCCCTGGGGATCACGCGCTCGCAATGGTGGGTCCTCAGCAATCTGTCGCGCAACAGCAGTCATGAAATGGTGCAGACCGAACTCGCCAATGTGCTGGACATCGGCAAGGTAGCGCTGGGCGGGCTGCTCGACCGGCTGGAGGCGTCGGGCTATATCGAGCGCAAGGCCGATCCGGCCGACCGCCGCGCCAAGCGCGTGGTCATGACCCGCAAGGGCGAGGAAGTGCTGGAACAGATGCAGGAGCAGGGCGCTGACCTCAATCGCGAAACCCTGCGCGACATCAGCGAGGAAGAGGTCCGGCTGGCCGAGGATATCATGCACCGCATGAAGAAGCGGCTGATCGAAATGGATGCGGAACTGCGCAACAGCGGCGGCTGA
- a CDS encoding MarR family winged helix-turn-helix transcriptional regulator: MDDLPTPPDANRYRLGFLLHDVSRLRRTIVDKVMRPLGITRSQWWVLTNLLSDSNHEMMQTELAQILDIGKVALGGLLDRMEASGYVERKADPVDRRAKRVAITAKGQALLDGMQSRSTALNRDMMDCVTAEEILFAEDVLHRMKRNLIEMDDHYRKRRTGKENPQEAEEPSPL; this comes from the coding sequence ATGGACGATCTGCCGACGCCCCCTGATGCCAATCGTTACCGTCTTGGGTTTCTGCTGCATGATGTATCACGACTGCGCCGGACCATTGTGGACAAGGTCATGCGGCCGCTGGGCATTACCCGGTCCCAATGGTGGGTACTCACCAACCTGTTGAGCGATTCCAATCACGAGATGATGCAGACCGAGTTGGCCCAGATATTGGATATCGGCAAGGTGGCGCTGGGGGGATTGCTCGACCGGATGGAAGCCTCCGGCTATGTCGAGCGGAAGGCCGATCCGGTCGACCGCCGCGCCAAGCGGGTCGCGATCACAGCCAAGGGACAGGCTTTGCTCGACGGCATGCAAAGCCGGTCGACCGCCCTCAACCGGGACATGATGGACTGTGTGACCGCGGAAGAAATCCTCTTTGCCGAGGATGTGTTGCACCGGATGAAGCGCAATCTCATCGAGATGGATGATCATTACCGGAAACGGCGGACCGGCAAGGAGAACCCACAGGAAGCGGAGGAGCCTTCTCCCCTCTAG
- a CDS encoding acyl-CoA dehydrogenase family protein, protein MTQEMGYSISGASIGPAFQRDQMCEQLMDFGTEEQKRQWLPKMVRGECLLAFTVTEPDSGSDLASIRTTAVRDGDDYVINGAKTYISGIADADLFMVACKTDPSAGSRGISIFLVERDLPGLGIGRILRKMGCHASNNGELLFDNVRVPASNLFGPMNGGFKVLVKSLNRDRLMWSIIAHAAATRAFDLTVEFVKNRRAFGQTIFDFQNTQFKLADMKAELDVGQAYIDHCLRTYERKGEVDMGEATVAKLWLPEMEGRVLDQCVQLHGGAGYMHEYPVSRLFTAGRLHRIFAGTAEIMRLQIGRAL, encoded by the coding sequence ATGACGCAGGAAATGGGCTATTCCATCTCCGGCGCCAGCATCGGCCCAGCCTTCCAGCGCGACCAGATGTGCGAACAGTTGATGGACTTCGGCACGGAAGAACAGAAACGTCAATGGCTGCCGAAAATGGTACGCGGGGAATGCCTGCTCGCCTTCACCGTGACCGAGCCGGATTCGGGCAGCGACCTTGCCTCGATCCGCACGACGGCGGTGCGCGACGGCGACGATTATGTAATCAACGGCGCCAAGACCTATATTAGCGGGATCGCCGACGCCGACCTGTTCATGGTCGCGTGCAAGACTGATCCGTCGGCCGGATCGCGCGGCATTTCGATCTTCCTTGTCGAGCGTGACCTACCGGGCCTGGGCATCGGGCGCATCCTCAGGAAAATGGGCTGCCATGCCTCCAATAACGGCGAACTGCTGTTCGACAATGTGCGCGTGCCGGCGAGCAATCTGTTCGGCCCCATGAATGGCGGGTTCAAGGTGCTGGTGAAAAGCCTCAACCGTGACCGGCTGATGTGGAGCATCATTGCCCATGCCGCCGCGACCCGCGCCTTCGACCTGACCGTCGAGTTCGTCAAGAACCGCCGGGCTTTCGGCCAGACCATCTTCGACTTCCAGAATACCCAGTTCAAGTTGGCCGACATGAAGGCGGAACTCGACGTCGGCCAAGCCTATATCGACCATTGCCTGCGCACCTACGAGCGCAAGGGAGAGGTCGACATGGGCGAGGCGACCGTCGCGAAACTATGGCTGCCGGAAATGGAAGGGCGTGTACTCGACCAGTGCGTCCAGCTTCATGGCGGGGCGGGCTATATGCATGAATATCCGGTGTCCCGCCTGTTCACCGCAGGCCGCCTGCATCGCATTTTCGCGGGGACGGCGGAGATCATGCGGCTTCAGATCGGGCGGGCGCTATAG
- the istB gene encoding IS21-like element helper ATPase IstB encodes MSSPSPELLLASHLKTLKLPTFLREHDKLARRCAAEGADHVRYLARLVELELIDRERRMVERRIKAAKFPAAKSLDSFDFAAIPKLNKMQVLELARCDWINRRENVIALGPSGTGKTHVAIGLGLAACQKGLTVGFTTASALVSAMMEARDERRLLRLHKQMAGYKLLIIDELGFVPLSKTGAELLFELISQRYERGSTLITSNLPFDEWTETFGSERLTGALLDRLTHHVSILEMNGESYRLAQSQARKARSNP; translated from the coding sequence ATGAGCAGTCCGTCCCCCGAGCTGTTACTGGCCAGCCACCTCAAGACGCTCAAGCTACCAACCTTCCTGCGCGAGCATGACAAGCTGGCCCGGCGATGCGCGGCCGAGGGCGCAGATCACGTCCGCTACCTTGCCCGGCTTGTCGAACTGGAGCTGATCGACCGGGAACGCCGGATGGTCGAGCGCCGGATCAAGGCTGCGAAGTTCCCGGCCGCCAAGAGCCTCGACAGCTTCGACTTTGCCGCGATCCCCAAGCTCAACAAGATGCAGGTGCTGGAACTGGCACGCTGCGACTGGATCAACCGCCGCGAGAACGTCATAGCCCTTGGTCCCTCGGGAACCGGCAAGACCCATGTGGCGATCGGCCTCGGCCTTGCCGCCTGCCAGAAGGGCCTGACGGTCGGCTTCACCACCGCGTCCGCGCTGGTCAGCGCGATGATGGAGGCACGCGACGAACGCCGCCTTCTGCGCCTCCACAAGCAAATGGCCGGATACAAGCTCCTCATCATCGATGAACTGGGGTTCGTGCCGCTCTCGAAAACCGGCGCGGAACTGCTGTTCGAGCTGATCTCGCAGCGTTACGAGCGCGGCTCGACGCTGATCACCAGCAACTTGCCGTTCGACGAGTGGACCGAAACGTTCGGCTCCGAGCGCCTGACAGGCGCGCTCCTCGACCGGCTTACCCACCACGTCTCCATACTCGAGATGAACGGAGAGAGCTATCGTCTGGCCCAAAGCCAGGCGCGCAAGGCACGCTCCAACCCCTGA
- the istA gene encoding IS21 family transposase: MDLYLKVRLACAGGMSQREAAKHFNVSRDTVRKMLSYSEPPGYRRTAAVRRPKLEAFVPIIDAWLDGDRQVPRKQRHTAKRVFDRLREEHGFTGGYTIIKDYIRQREQRSREMFVPLAHAPGHAQADFGEAMVEIGGVVQKAHFFVLDLPHSDACYVRAYPAAVAEAWMDGHVHAFAFFGAVPLSIVYDNDRCLVSKILPDGTRQRARLFSGFLSHYLIRDRYGRPGRGNDKGSVEGLVGYARRNFMVPIPRFATWEAFNLWLEEQCRKRQNDRLRGESETIGERLKRDLAAMQELPAAPFEACDQTSGQVSSQALVRYRTNDYSVPVRFGHQEVWIRGYVGEVVIGCRGEVIARHVRSYEREDVIFDPIHYLPLIEQKINALDQAAPLQGWHLPEAFATLRRLMEARMGKHGRREYVQVLRLLESFTLADLHAAVKQALDIGAIGFDAVKHLLLCRVERRPPRLDMAIYPYLPRARVETTSARSYMQLLSGDAKDAA; this comes from the coding sequence GTGGATCTTTACCTGAAGGTGCGTCTTGCTTGCGCGGGCGGCATGAGCCAGCGTGAGGCGGCGAAGCATTTCAACGTATCGCGCGACACGGTCCGCAAGATGCTGTCGTATTCGGAGCCCCCCGGTTACCGCCGGACGGCGGCGGTGCGGCGGCCCAAGCTGGAAGCGTTCGTTCCGATCATCGATGCATGGCTTGATGGTGACCGTCAGGTTCCGCGCAAGCAGCGTCATACGGCGAAGCGGGTATTTGACCGCCTTCGCGAAGAGCACGGTTTCACCGGCGGCTACACGATCATCAAGGATTACATCCGACAGCGCGAGCAGCGCAGCCGGGAGATGTTCGTGCCGCTGGCGCATGCGCCCGGCCATGCCCAGGCAGATTTTGGTGAGGCCATGGTCGAGATCGGCGGTGTTGTGCAGAAGGCGCATTTCTTCGTGCTCGATCTACCGCACAGCGACGCCTGCTACGTGCGCGCCTATCCCGCTGCCGTTGCCGAGGCATGGATGGACGGCCACGTGCACGCCTTCGCGTTTTTCGGCGCGGTGCCGCTGTCGATCGTCTACGATAACGACCGCTGCCTGGTCTCGAAGATCCTGCCCGACGGCACGAGGCAGCGCGCCCGGCTGTTCAGCGGCTTCCTGTCGCATTACCTGATCCGCGATCGTTACGGCCGTCCCGGCAGGGGGAACGACAAAGGCAGTGTTGAAGGGCTGGTCGGTTATGCTCGCCGCAACTTCATGGTGCCGATCCCCCGGTTCGCGACGTGGGAGGCGTTCAACCTGTGGCTCGAGGAGCAATGCCGCAAGCGTCAGAACGACCGGCTGCGGGGCGAGAGCGAGACGATCGGCGAGAGGCTGAAGCGCGATCTGGCGGCGATGCAGGAACTGCCGGCTGCCCCGTTCGAGGCTTGTGACCAGACCAGCGGCCAGGTCTCGTCGCAGGCGCTGGTGCGTTACCGGACCAATGATTACTCGGTGCCGGTGCGCTTCGGCCATCAGGAGGTATGGATCCGGGGCTATGTCGGCGAGGTGGTGATCGGCTGCCGGGGCGAGGTCATTGCCCGTCATGTGCGCAGCTACGAGCGCGAGGACGTGATCTTCGATCCCATCCATTACCTTCCCCTGATCGAACAGAAGATCAATGCGCTCGATCAGGCAGCGCCCCTGCAAGGCTGGCACCTGCCCGAAGCGTTTGCAACGCTGCGCCGCCTCATGGAAGCTCGTATGGGCAAGCATGGTCGGCGCGAGTATGTGCAGGTGCTGCGTCTGCTGGAGAGCTTCACGCTTGCCGATCTGCATGCGGCCGTAAAGCAGGCTCTCGATATCGGGGCGATCGGCTTTGATGCCGTGAAGCATCTCCTGCTGTGCCGGGTGGAGCGCCGACCACCCCGATTGGACATGGCGATCTATCCCTATCTGCCCAGAGCCAGGGTGGAGACGACATCGGCGCGCTCCTACATGCAGTTGCTCTCGGGCGATGCGAAGGATGCGGCATGA